CCAATCGGGTACAAGTATCCAATGTGGTAAGCGCGAAAGCAGAAACTGTCAGCGCAACAAATCCTATGGCAAATTGCTCAGAAATTCCCAGCGAGGCGATCATTCCTCCCAGTCCGTTGGAAAAAAGGGCCACAGGTCCGGTACTGCTTAGCTGTGCTGCATAATCTGTCCTAGTCAAAACCACTACTGCACCTACAGAAATGATGGCTAGAAATGATTCGATTAGCATACCTCCAAAGCCTACTACCTTGGCGTCAGACTCCCTGTCCAGTTGCTTGGATGTGGTGCCAGAGGCAACTAGGGAATGAAATCCGCTAATCGCTCCGCAGGCTATGGTCACAAAAAGTACCGGGAAGATAAACCCTAAATTTTCATCTGTAAAGTGGATTTCATTGCTCATTTGTATCTCCGGATTGGCAATAAAAACTCCGAGAACCGCCGCGATGATCATTCCATAGAGCAGAAAGCTGTTTAAATAATCCCTTGGCTGTAGTAGCATGCTCACAGGAGTTACCGAAGCAATAAAGGCATACCCCAATAGAATAAGCACCCAAGTATTATACTCTAGAACTATCGGCACTAGCATTCCCAGATAGACGAAGAAATACATCAGGACCACACCTATTATCGTAATGATAATAAATGCGGATTTCCGATCTCCAACGATTTTATTGACTATTCCGAAACCAATAGCCAATAAAATAAAAAGAATAGATGCTGAAGCAACACCGGGATTAGTGACAAAAGTCTTTGCGATAATATCAGCAAAAACGCCGATGACAAGTATCAAAGTAGAAAAACTGAAAATGACGAAGAGTTGCTTGCCCTTGCTACCGATTTGATTTCGAATGATAACACCAATTGATTTGCCTTCAGTTTTCAGGCTTGTGGCCATACTGCCCAGGTCATGCACTGCGCCAAAGAAGATTCCTCCCACCAAAATCCAGATCACCGCTGGAATCCAACCAAAGGTCACCGCGATGATCGGCCCTACGATTGGTCCAGCTCCG
This genomic window from Algoriphagus sp. TR-M9 contains:
- a CDS encoding carbon starvation CstA family protein; the protein is MNLSVLLVFSAIILFSAYKIYGKFVYKKFGLNDNNPAPSHTLRDGVDYEPSKPIVVLGHHFASIAGAGPIVGPIIAVTFGWIPAVIWILVGGIFFGAVHDLGSMATSLKTEGKSIGVIIRNQIGSKGKQLFVIFSFSTLILVIGVFADIIAKTFVTNPGVASASILFILLAIGFGIVNKIVGDRKSAFIIITIIGVVLMYFFVYLGMLVPIVLEYNTWVLILLGYAFIASVTPVSMLLQPRDYLNSFLLYGMIIAAVLGVFIANPEIQMSNEIHFTDENLGFIFPVLFVTIACGAISGFHSLVASGTTSKQLDRESDAKVVGFGGMLIESFLAIISVGAVVVLTRTDYAAQLSSTGPVALFSNGLGGMIASLGISEQFAIGFVALTVSAFALTTLDTCTRLARFTLQEYFEDVPQAAGQFLATNRYVSTGIVILFSILLLLSGEFTTLWPIFGSANQLLAALALLTIAVWLIKKKVNALFVTIPMFFMFTVTLASLGLFAWKNFKDEVYVLSIIAALLFILAISLMVLATKSLKKEVKEPAKAL